A single genomic interval of Hydractinia symbiolongicarpus strain clone_291-10 chromosome 8, HSymV2.1, whole genome shotgun sequence harbors:
- the LOC130653770 gene encoding uncharacterized protein LOC130653770: protein MTEDISKKRRSRGAYVGVFKKIVNETVKPIYERFALKDHGAVLLSSYDLLEAKLLNVTTIQNEVNDLIEPENLANEMMSHLEFEQYAAKELTTLKKFLDKHVFEIEGNVSVTSSDGSGNSSVRDRIKLPKLELKKFNGDPLQWKSFDESFECAIHKNESLSSVEKLTYLTNLLSGSAEQTISGLSLCNENYEIARDLLKERFGDPQITVSAHMNKLLTLENVKSSRDIKSMRKLYDLIESQVRSLKALGFKAENYGPMLIPVVLSKLPNDIKLMISRKFDEDIWDAEAVLKFLRKEIMAREKLSNIKLEEDEQREFPSSGSSLNAQAARTGTRKLFCSFCSGEHKLHECRTVTKLETRKEIVLKNGRCFLCLRKGHMSRECKASFRCFHCKGKHHIALCEKKHNPNPPPSRSPKKNETENKDAESEDSSSNVTPANINIASDQNNVLLQTAMATVTSCDGNFSAKLRILFDSGSQLSYITPPARKRLNLKTVSKKELSIKVFGGEHSTKKLDLVKFEIKSTISNESINVSTFVNDICKPVSGQTINFAVENYEHLQGLQLADQNFSDDLHVDILIGADYYWNFFTKTVLRSSSGGPVAMGSKLGFILSGPVSTVSTTPVTANMACTHSLLIMKETQSDYEILNENVNKFFNLESLGISSEEPSIYDKFTDEIKFKDHHYEVRLPVKGDKMFIEDNYSLAKDRLRSQFNKLKNNTELLKTYDDIFKEQLDSGIIEKTTESPGVGETHYLPHRAVIKPNRNATKVRIVFDASAKHKDSRSLNECLYTGPSLNTSLFGVLLRFRAYNIAITGDIEKAFHQISVSPEDRNLLRFIWYDDVNNFDDQKFENNALADYRFCRVVFGATCSPFLLSATLIFHLHGYVECDPQFVQKLLESLHVDDLTAGGVNDSDALCFYTKCQERLSEGGFNLRKFNSNSKMLENIVNSTQDETEIKF from the coding sequence ATGACTGAAGATATCAGTAAAAAGAGAAGAAGTCGTGGTGCTTATGTTggtgtttttaagaaaattgttaATGAAACTGTGAAACCTATTTATGAAAGGTTTGCTTTGAAAGATCATGGTGCGGTACTCTTATCCAGTTATGATTTACTGGAAGCTAAATTATTGAACGTAACAACTATTCAAAATGAAGTTAATGACTTAATTGAGCCAGAGAATTTAGCTAATGAAATGATGTCACACTTGGAATTTGAGCAGTATGCTGCGAAAGAGTTAACAACATTGAAAAAGTTTCTTGACAAGCATGTGTTTGAAATTGAAGGTAATGTTTCTGTTACTTCTTCTGATGGGTCTGGAAACTCCAGCGTGAGGGATCGAATTAAACTTCCGAAACTTGAGCTGAAAAAGTTTAACGGTGATCCTTTGCAATGGAAGTCCTTTGACGAATCTTTTGAGTGTGCGATACATAAGAATGAATCTCTTTCTTCTGTCGAAAAATTGACGTATTTGACAAATCTTTTGTCGGGCTCGGCAGAACAAACAATCAGCGGTTTATCGTTATGTAACGAAAACTATGAAATTGCGCGAGATCTTTTAAAAGAACGATTTGGTGATCCACAAATTACTGTGTCAGCTCATATGAACAAACTTTTGACTcttgaaaatgtaaaaagttcGAGAGATATTAAATCTATGCGAAAACTTTACGACCTAATCGAATCTCAAGTGAGAAGTTTGAAAGCCCTGGGTTTTAAAGCAGAAAACTATGGACCTATGCTTATTCCTGTTGTTTTGTCAAAATTACCGAATGATATCAAATTAATGATAAGTAGAAAATTTGATGAAGATATTTGGGACGCTGAAGCtgtgttaaaatttttaagaaaagaaattatggCACGTGAAAAACTTTCGAATATAAAATTAGAAGAAGATGAGCAGCGGGAGTTCCCCAGCAGTGGAAGTTCTTTGAATGCACAAGCTGCGCGAACTGGTACCCGAAAGTTATTCTGTTCCTTTTGTTCTGGTGAGCATAAATTACATGAATGCAGAACTGTAACAAAATTAGAAACCAGGaaagaaattgttttgaaaaatggacgctgttttttatgtttaagaaaAGGACACATGAGTCGTGAATGCAAAGCAAGTTTTCGTTGTTTTCACTGCAAAGGAAAACATCACATAGCCTTATGCGAAAAGAAACATAATCCAAATCCTCCTCCTAGTCGTAGTCCTAAGAAAAATGAAACCGAAAATAAAGATGCAGAAAGTGAAGATTCTTCCTCGAACGTTACACCTGCTAATATAAACATAGcttctgatcaaaataatgttttgcTGCAAACTGCTATGGCTACAGTTACATCATGCGATGGAAATTTTTCTGCGAAATTACGCATTTTATTTGACAGCGGTTCGCAATTGTCGTACATCACACCGCCAGCGAGAAAAAGGTTGAATTTAAAAACTGTTTCAAAAAAAGAACTGAGTATTAAAGTCTTTGGAGGTGAACACTCTACGAAAAAACTTGATCTTGtcaaatttgaaattaaaagcACAATATCGAATGAGAGCATTAATGTTTCTACGTTTGTGAATGATATTTGCAAACCTGTTTCCGGACAAACTATCAATTTTGCTGTTGAAAATTATGAACATTTGCAAGGCTTACAATTAGCTGATCAGAATTTTAGCGACGATCTACACGTCGACATATTAATTGGAGCCGATTATTACTGGAATTTTTTCACGAAAACTGTTTTACGAAGTTCTAGCGGAGGTCCTGTTGCCATGGGATCAAAACTTGGATTTATCTTAAGTGGTCCAGTTTCTACTGTCTCTACCACTCCTGTTACAGCAAATATGGCTTGTACTCATTCGTTATTAATTATGAAAGAAACTCAATCAGATTATGAGATTCTGAATGAAAACGTGAATAAATTTTTCAACTTGGAAAGTTTAGGGATTTCCTCCGAAGAACCTAGTATTTACGACAAATTCAcggatgaaataaaatttaaagatcATCATTACGAAGTGAGGCTACCAGTGAAAGGTGATAAAATGTTCATTGAGGATAACTATTCACTAGCTAAAGACCGCCTCCGATCAcagtttaataaattaaaaaacaataccgAATTATTGAAAACATACGACGATATATTTAAAGAACAATTGGACAGCGGTATCATTGAAAAGACGACAGAAAGCCCTGGTGTTGGGGAAACCCATTATCTCCCCCACAGAGCTGTTATTAAACCTAACAGAAATGCAACGAAAGTACGTATAGTTTTCGATGCTAGCGCAAAGCATAAAGATAGTCGATCGCTAAATGAATGTTTATATACCGGTCCGTCACTGAACACTTCATTGTTTGGAGTGTTGTTACGATTTAGAGCGTATAATATCGCAATAACTGGTGACATTGAAAAAGCCTTCCATCAAATATCGGTATCACCTGAAGATCGTAATTTACTCCGATTTATCTGGTACGACGATGTGAATAATTTTGATGAtcaaaagtttgaaaataaCGCGCTAGCTGATTATAGATTCTGCCGAGTAGTCTTTGGAGCCACTTGTTCTCCATTTCTTCTGTCTGCAACTTTGATTTTTCATTTACACGGTTATGTTGAATGTGATCCGCAATTTGTGCAGAAGTTACTTGAATCTCTGCATGTTGATGATTTGACTGCGGGTGGCGTTAATGATTCTGATGCTTTGTGTTTTTACACGAAGTGTCAGGAGAGGCTCAGTGAAGGAGGGTTTAATTTGAGAAAGTTTAACTCTAACTCCAAAATGCTTGAGAACATCGTCAATAGTACTCAGGATGAAACTGAAATCAAATTTTAA